The following nucleotide sequence is from Pseudonocardia sp. C8.
CCACCCGCGCCGAGCGGCCCCCGGAGCGGCAGACGACGTAGAGCGGGTCGTCGGCGGGCAGCTCGGACATCCGGCCCGGCAGCTCGGACATCGGCAGGTGACGGGCGGTCGGGGCGTGCCCGGCGGTCCATTCGTCGGGCTCGCGGACATCCAGCAGCGGGGCGTCGGCGGGCAGGTCGGGCACG
It contains:
- a CDS encoding rhodanese-like domain-containing protein gives rise to the protein MSDQVPTVRVPDLPADAPLLDVREPDEWTAGHAPTARHLPMSELPGRMSELPADDPLYVVCRSGGRSARVVAYLAQQGYPAVNVAGGMQDWAAAGRDVITDDGSAPRIA